A window of the Nycticebus coucang isolate mNycCou1 chromosome 3, mNycCou1.pri, whole genome shotgun sequence genome harbors these coding sequences:
- the LOC128581535 gene encoding olfactory receptor 1I1 → MEPENQTAVSEFTLLGLSERPEHQGPLFGMFLSMYLVTIFGNLLIILAIVTDSHLHIPMYFFLCNLSLVDVFLSSTTIPKMLVNIHTQSRAIPFAGCLTQMYAFHLFGTMDSFLLAVMAIDRYVAIVHPLQYLVLISPRVCGLLVGVLWVITNLQSLVHTCLMAQLTFCAESEISHFFCDLMPLLKLSCSDTHTNELVIFVFGIIMGISPLSCILLSYICIFLVVLKIPSAQGKWKAFSTCGSHLTVVSLFYGTIFTVYLQPTSPTSSQKDKAAAQMCGVVIPMLNPFIYSLRNKEMKAALRKFSSKATFSQS, encoded by the coding sequence atggaaccagaaaaccaAACGGCAGTCTCAGAATTTACCCTCCTAGGACTCTCAGAAAGGCCAGAGCATCAGGGCCCCCTCTTTGGGATGTTCCTGTCCATGTACCTGGTCACTATCTTTGGGAACCTCCTCATCATCCTGGCCATCGTCACGGACTCTCACCTCCACAtacccatgtacttcttcctctgCAACCTCTCACTCGTCGATGTCTTTTTATCCTCCACCACCATCCCCAAGATGCTCGTGAACATCCACACCCAGAGCAGAGCCATCCCATTTGCAGGCTGCCTTACCCAGATGTACGCCTTCCACCTGTTCGGGACCATGGACAGCTTCCTCTTGGCTGTGATGGCCATTGACCGGTATGTAGCCATTGTTCACCCACTGCAATACTTGGTCCTCATAAGCCCCCGTGTCTGTGGGCTGCTGGTGGGGGTGTTGTGGGTGATCACCAACCTCCAGTCTCTTGTCCACACCTGCCTCATGGCTCAGTTGACCTTCTGTGCTGAATCCGAAATCTCCCACTTCTTCTGTGACCTCATGCCCTTGCTGAAGCTCTCCTGCTCAGACACGCACACCAATGAGCTGGTGATCTTTGTGTTTGGCATCATCATGGGCATAAGCCCACTCTCTTGCATCCTCCTCTCTTACATCTGCATTTTCCTGGTGGTCCTTAAGATTCCTTCTGCTCAGGGCAAGTGGAAAGCCTTCTCCACGTGTGGTTCACACCTCACTGTAGTGTCATTGTTCTATGGGACCATCTTCACTGTGTACTTACAGCCTacatcccccacctcctcccagaaAGACAAGGCAGCTGCCCAGATGTGTGGAGTGGTCATTCCCATGTTGAACCCCTTTATCTACAGCCTAAGGAACAAGGAAATGAAGGCAGCCCTGAGGAAGTTCTCCAGCAAAGCCACCTTCTCTCAGTCCTAG
- the SYDE1 gene encoding rho GTPase-activating protein SYDE1 isoform X2, which translates to MAEPLLRKTFSRLRGREKLPRKKSDAKERGRPAQCPEPSPPELKPQAPEGSQAGVERPPSPEASRSPARGAYLQSLEPSSRRWVLGGTKSPEEASLGPGAPGSGEPAGEIWYNPIPEEDPRPPAPEPRGPQPGSTEPEGPAPQGAAPASPPTKASRTKSPGPARRLSMKMKKLPELRRRLSLRGPRAGRERDRAAPAGSVISRYHLDSSVGGPGQAGVVGGTRSLRTGYLSDGDSPERPAGPPSPTAFRPYEVGPAARAPPAALWGRLSLHLYGLGGLRPAPGATPRDLCCLLQVDGVARARTGPLRGGPDFLRLDHTFHLELEAARLLRALVLAWDPGVRRHRPCAQGIVLLPTVFRGCQAQQLAVRLEPQGLLYAKLTLSEQQEEPATAEPRVFGLPLPLLVEREQPPGQVPLIIQKCVRQIERRGLRVVGLYRLCGSAAVKKELRDAFERDSAAVCLSEDLYPDINVITGILKDYLRELPTPLITQPLYQVVLEAMAGGPPSRAPPSPEGTRGLLSCLPDVERATLTLLLDHLRLVSSFHAHNRMTPQNLAVCFGPVLLPARQEPSRPRVRSCGPGLASAVDFKRHIEVLHYLLQSWPDPRRPLEAPDVAPYLRPKRQPPLHLPLAGPGVVTRSRGQGGPESPQSNRYAGDWSVCGRDFLSCGRDFLSGPDYDHVTGSDSEDDEETGQPRGAADFEDDFDAPFNPHLNLKDFDALILDLERELSKQINVCL; encoded by the exons ATGGCCGAGCCGCTGCTTAGGAAAACCTTCTCCCGCCTGCGGGGTCGAGAGAAACTTCCTCGCAAAAAGTCAGACGCCAAAGAGCGCG GTCGCCCAGCCCAATGCCCAGAGCCCAGCCCTCCAGAGCTAAAGCCCCAGGCCCCCGAAGGGTCCCAGGCTGGAGTAGAGAGGCCCCCCAGCCCTGAGGCCTCACGGAGCCCTGCACGAGGTGCCTACCTGCAAAGTCTGGAACCCAGCAGCCGCCGATGGGTGCTAGGTGGGACCAAGTCACCTGAGGAGGCCTCTTTGGGACCTGGGGCTCCTGGCAGTGGAGAGCCTGCAGGCGAGATCTGGTACAACCCCATCCCTGAAGAAGACCCCAGACCCCCAGCACCTGAGCCCCGAGGACCACAGCCAGGCTCCACTGAGCCAGAAGGCCCAGCCCCCCAAG GTGCAGCCCCTGCCAGCCCCCCAACCAAAGCCTCCCGCACCAAGTCCCCAGGCCCTGCCAGACGCCTCTCCATGAAGATGAAGAAATTGCCTGAGCTGAGGCGCCGTCTAAGCCTGCGAGGACCCCGGGCTGGCCGAGAACGTGACAGGgctgcccctgcaggctctgtCATCAGCCGTTACCATCTGGACAGCAGTGTGGGAGGACCCGGGCAGGCAGGGGTGGTTGGAGGCACCCGGAGCCTGAGGACTGGCTACCTCAGTGATGGGGACTCACCTGAGCGCCCAGCAGGACCCCCATCACCCACTGCCTTCCGGCCCTATGAGGTGGGCCCAGCAGCCCGGGCACCCCCAGCTGCACTCTGGGGCCGCCTCAGCCTGCACCTGTACGGGCTGGGGGGCCTGCGACCAGCACCAGGAGCTACTCCAAGAGACCTGTGCTGCCTGCTGCAAGTGGATGGGGTGGCCAGGGCCCGGACAGGGCCACTTCGAGGGGGACCAGACTTCCTGAGGCTGGACCACACCTTCCACCTGGAGCTTGAGGCTGCCCGGCTACTGCGAGCCCTAGTGCTGGCATGGGATCCTGGTGTGAGGCGGCACCGGCCCTGTGCCCAGGGTATTGTGCTGCTCCCTACAGTCTTCCGAG GGTGTCAGGCCCAACAGCTGGCTGTGCGCCTGGAACCCCAGGGGCTGCTATATGCCAAGCTGACACTTTCGGAGCAGCAGGAAGAACCTGCAACAGCTGAGCCCCGAGTCTTTGGGCTGCCCCTGCCGCTGCTGGTAGAGCGGGAGCAGCCCCCAGGCCAGGTGCCCCTCATCATCCAGAAGTGTGTTAGGCAGATTGAGCGCCGAGGGCTTCGG GTTGTAGGGCTGTACCGTCTGTGCGGCTCAGCAGCAGTGAAGAAAGAGCTTCGAGATGCCTTTGAGCGGGACAGTGCAGCTGTCTGTCTCTCTGAGGACCTATACCCCGATATCAATGTTATAACTG GCATCCTCAAGGATTATCTCCGAGAGTTGCCTACTCCTCTCATCACCCAGCCCCTTTATCAGGTGGTGCTGGAGGCCATGGCCGGAGGGCCCCCAAGCAGGGCTCCCCCAAGCCCTGAGGGCACCCGAGGGCTCCTCAGCTGCCTGCCGGATGTGGAAAGG GCCACGCTGACGCTTCTCCTGGACCACCTTCGCCTCGTCTCCTCCTTCCATGCCCACAACCGCATGACTCCGCAGAACCTGGCTGTATGCTTTGGGCCTGTGCTGCTGCCGGCGCGCCAGGAGCCCTCAAGACCTCGCGTCCGCAGCTGTGGCCCAGGTCTCGCCAGTGCAGTGGACTTCAAGCGCCACATCGAGGTGCTGCACTACCTGTTGCAGTCTTggccag ATCCCCGCCGGCCCCTCGAAGCTCCCGACGTCGCGCCGTACTTGAGGCCCAAACGACAGCCGCCGCTGCACTTGCCATTAGCGGGCCCCGGAGTGGTGACTCGGTCCCGTGGCCAGGGAGGTCCCGAGAGCCCCCAGAGTAACCGCTACGCCGGCGACTGGAGCGTTTGCGGGCGGGACTTCCTGTCCTGCGGGCGGGACTTCC
- the SYDE1 gene encoding rho GTPase-activating protein SYDE1 isoform X1, which translates to MAEPLLRKTFSRLRGREKLPRKKSDAKERGRPAQCPEPSPPELKPQAPEGSQAGVERPPSPEASRSPARGAYLQSLEPSSRRWVLGGTKSPEEASLGPGAPGSGEPAGEIWYNPIPEEDPRPPAPEPRGPQPGSTEPEGPAPQGAAPASPPTKASRTKSPGPARRLSMKMKKLPELRRRLSLRGPRAGRERDRAAPAGSVISRYHLDSSVGGPGQAGVVGGTRSLRTGYLSDGDSPERPAGPPSPTAFRPYEVGPAARAPPAALWGRLSLHLYGLGGLRPAPGATPRDLCCLLQVDGVARARTGPLRGGPDFLRLDHTFHLELEAARLLRALVLAWDPGVRRHRPCAQGIVLLPTVFRGCQAQQLAVRLEPQGLLYAKLTLSEQQEEPATAEPRVFGLPLPLLVEREQPPGQVPLIIQKCVRQIERRGLRVVGLYRLCGSAAVKKELRDAFERDSAAVCLSEDLYPDINVITGQHGPLSPACSPTSIHFKAGPMIPLGPHTFLTLFSPSCTYLLPFLSLGPSLLASEARGALTRSSVSTGILKDYLRELPTPLITQPLYQVVLEAMAGGPPSRAPPSPEGTRGLLSCLPDVERATLTLLLDHLRLVSSFHAHNRMTPQNLAVCFGPVLLPARQEPSRPRVRSCGPGLASAVDFKRHIEVLHYLLQSWPDPRRPLEAPDVAPYLRPKRQPPLHLPLAGPGVVTRSRGQGGPESPQSNRYAGDWSVCGRDFLSCGRDFLSGPDYDHVTGSDSEDDEETGQPRGAADFEDDFDAPFNPHLNLKDFDALILDLERELSKQINVCL; encoded by the exons ATGGCCGAGCCGCTGCTTAGGAAAACCTTCTCCCGCCTGCGGGGTCGAGAGAAACTTCCTCGCAAAAAGTCAGACGCCAAAGAGCGCG GTCGCCCAGCCCAATGCCCAGAGCCCAGCCCTCCAGAGCTAAAGCCCCAGGCCCCCGAAGGGTCCCAGGCTGGAGTAGAGAGGCCCCCCAGCCCTGAGGCCTCACGGAGCCCTGCACGAGGTGCCTACCTGCAAAGTCTGGAACCCAGCAGCCGCCGATGGGTGCTAGGTGGGACCAAGTCACCTGAGGAGGCCTCTTTGGGACCTGGGGCTCCTGGCAGTGGAGAGCCTGCAGGCGAGATCTGGTACAACCCCATCCCTGAAGAAGACCCCAGACCCCCAGCACCTGAGCCCCGAGGACCACAGCCAGGCTCCACTGAGCCAGAAGGCCCAGCCCCCCAAG GTGCAGCCCCTGCCAGCCCCCCAACCAAAGCCTCCCGCACCAAGTCCCCAGGCCCTGCCAGACGCCTCTCCATGAAGATGAAGAAATTGCCTGAGCTGAGGCGCCGTCTAAGCCTGCGAGGACCCCGGGCTGGCCGAGAACGTGACAGGgctgcccctgcaggctctgtCATCAGCCGTTACCATCTGGACAGCAGTGTGGGAGGACCCGGGCAGGCAGGGGTGGTTGGAGGCACCCGGAGCCTGAGGACTGGCTACCTCAGTGATGGGGACTCACCTGAGCGCCCAGCAGGACCCCCATCACCCACTGCCTTCCGGCCCTATGAGGTGGGCCCAGCAGCCCGGGCACCCCCAGCTGCACTCTGGGGCCGCCTCAGCCTGCACCTGTACGGGCTGGGGGGCCTGCGACCAGCACCAGGAGCTACTCCAAGAGACCTGTGCTGCCTGCTGCAAGTGGATGGGGTGGCCAGGGCCCGGACAGGGCCACTTCGAGGGGGACCAGACTTCCTGAGGCTGGACCACACCTTCCACCTGGAGCTTGAGGCTGCCCGGCTACTGCGAGCCCTAGTGCTGGCATGGGATCCTGGTGTGAGGCGGCACCGGCCCTGTGCCCAGGGTATTGTGCTGCTCCCTACAGTCTTCCGAG GGTGTCAGGCCCAACAGCTGGCTGTGCGCCTGGAACCCCAGGGGCTGCTATATGCCAAGCTGACACTTTCGGAGCAGCAGGAAGAACCTGCAACAGCTGAGCCCCGAGTCTTTGGGCTGCCCCTGCCGCTGCTGGTAGAGCGGGAGCAGCCCCCAGGCCAGGTGCCCCTCATCATCCAGAAGTGTGTTAGGCAGATTGAGCGCCGAGGGCTTCGG GTTGTAGGGCTGTACCGTCTGTGCGGCTCAGCAGCAGTGAAGAAAGAGCTTCGAGATGCCTTTGAGCGGGACAGTGCAGCTGTCTGTCTCTCTGAGGACCTATACCCCGATATCAATGTTATAACTGGTCAGCATGGCCCCCTCTCTCCTGCCTGCTCACCCACTTCAATTCACTTTAAGGCTGGGCCTATGATCCCTTTGGGACCTCACACTTTTCTAACCTTGTTTTCACCATCCTGCACCTatctgcttccttttctttccctcggCCCCTCACTTCTGGCCTCAGAAGCCAGGGGTGCCCTGACCAGAAGCTCTGTGTCCACAGGCATCCTCAAGGATTATCTCCGAGAGTTGCCTACTCCTCTCATCACCCAGCCCCTTTATCAGGTGGTGCTGGAGGCCATGGCCGGAGGGCCCCCAAGCAGGGCTCCCCCAAGCCCTGAGGGCACCCGAGGGCTCCTCAGCTGCCTGCCGGATGTGGAAAGG GCCACGCTGACGCTTCTCCTGGACCACCTTCGCCTCGTCTCCTCCTTCCATGCCCACAACCGCATGACTCCGCAGAACCTGGCTGTATGCTTTGGGCCTGTGCTGCTGCCGGCGCGCCAGGAGCCCTCAAGACCTCGCGTCCGCAGCTGTGGCCCAGGTCTCGCCAGTGCAGTGGACTTCAAGCGCCACATCGAGGTGCTGCACTACCTGTTGCAGTCTTggccag ATCCCCGCCGGCCCCTCGAAGCTCCCGACGTCGCGCCGTACTTGAGGCCCAAACGACAGCCGCCGCTGCACTTGCCATTAGCGGGCCCCGGAGTGGTGACTCGGTCCCGTGGCCAGGGAGGTCCCGAGAGCCCCCAGAGTAACCGCTACGCCGGCGACTGGAGCGTTTGCGGGCGGGACTTCCTGTCCTGCGGGCGGGACTTCC